A stretch of DNA from Microbacterium sp. LWS13-1.2:
CGCCGGCGCCGAGGACGCGGCGTCCGCCGCGGGACTCCGCGTGCTCGTCGGCAACTCCAGCGACGACGTCGCCAAGGAGCGCGATCACCTCGAGCTCTTCGAGCGCGTGCAGGTCGAGGGCGCCCTGGTCAGCCCGTTCGGCCCCCTCGAGCCGTGGCTGCAGCGGCTGCGCGGCCGCGGCATCCCCGTCGTGCTGGTGGATGCGGTCGACGACACCGGCGAGCTGCCCTCGGTGTCGTTCGACGACGTCGCGGGTGGCCGGCTCGCGGCCGAGCACCTGCTCGCGACCGGTCGCCGTCGCCTGGCCTTCGTCGGGGCGCGCGAGGAGGTGCGGCAGGTGCGCGAGCGCCTGCAGGGCGCGCGCCTGGCCGTCGCTGCGTACGAGGGCGCGTCCCTCGAGCCCATCTGGACCTCGCGCACCACCTCTGATCTCGGCCGCGCCTTCGGCGAGCAGCTCGCGGCACGCTCGCCCGCCGACCGTCCCGAGGGGATCGTGACGTCGAACGACCACCTCGCCATCGGGCTCGTCCACGGCCTGATCTCGCAGGGCGCGCGGGTGCCCGACGACGTCGCCGTCGTCGGCTACGACGACATAGAGTTCGCGGCGATCGCCGGCGTGCCGCTCACCTCGGTTCGCCAGCCGGCTCGCGAGATGGGGCACACGGCCGCCGAGATGCTGCTGGCCCGGATCGCGGGCACCGCCGGTGCGGATCTGGGGAACGTCGTCTTTCAACCGGAGCTCGTCGTCCGCGCCTCGACCGGCGGCTGACCCCATGTCGGCTGCCTGCCGCCTCAGCTGACCAGCTGAGAGCCCATGGCCGGCCGATCGCCGTCGCGGCGCTCGATCGCCCGCAGCGACCGCCCGACGAAGGCGGCTATCCGCCGCGCGCCCCGCTCGTGGAAGTGGGTGTCGTCGGCGAGCCCGTCGGGCCACAAGGGGTGCTCACCGGGCGCGAAATGCGACAGCAGGGCGACGGACGCCTCCGGCCCGAGATCCTCGTAGAGCCACGTCGTGAACGCCGTAAGGTCGATCAGCGGCACGTCGAGCTCGTGCGCCAGATCACGCACGGCGTTCGGATAGTCGCCGTGCGTCGCGATCACTTGGTCGCCGTCGAACCAGCGCCGCTCGACGGAGGTGCACAGCACCGGTCGCGCGCCCCGTGCGCGGACGTCGTCGACCATGCCGCGCAGGCGTACGGTGTACCCGCCGCGCGCGCCGAGTTCGGGCAGCTTCTGGTCGTTGTGCCCGAACTGGATCACGACGACGTCACCCGCGGCGACGCCGTCGAGCAGGCGGGCCCAGGTTCCGTCGGCAAGGAACGACTCAGTCGTCGCGCCGCCGTAGGCGAGGTTGCGCACCGGCGCCTCGACCACGGGTTCGATGTACGAGCCCCACCCGGTCATGGGCAGCTCGTCGGGCTTCGCGGGGGCGACCGTCGAGTCTCCGGCCAGGTGGTACGTCATGTTCAGCCTTTCGCAGGCGCCGGGGCGCGGCATCCGTCGATACCATGTCATCATGACTCAGAAAGCGTTTACCGGCGCTATCCGCGTCATCGGGATCGCCCAGAATCCCCGACCCGGCCGATCGGTGCTGGCGCTGCTCGCGCGCCGCCCCGCGCGCATGACTGCCGCCATCCTCGCGTTCGCGTGCAAGGAGATCCCGCTCTGGTTCCTGCCGGTGGTGACGGCCAAGATCATCGACCTGGTCGCGACCGGCGGCGACGTGTCGACCGTGCTGGTGTGGTTCGCGATCGCGGCGGTGCTGCTCATCCAGAACTACCCGATGCACATCGTCTACACGCGCAACTTCATGACGGTCGTGCGCGACACCGGCGCGGACCTCCGCAACGCCCTCGCCGCGCGACTGCAGAGCCTGTCGATCGGCTACCACACGCGGGTGAGCTCGTCGATCGTGCAGACGAAGGTGGTGCGCGACGTCGAGAACGTCGAGCTCATGCTGCAGCAGGTGACGCACCCGCTGCTGTCCTCGACGATGGTGCTGATCGGCGCCATCGTGATGACCGCGATCGCCGTGCCGCAGTTCCTGCCCGTGTACGCCCTCGCGGTGCCGATCGCCCTCGTGCTGCGCGCCACCCTCAGCCGCCGCTCGCGGGCCCGCAACGAGGTGTTCCGCCGCGAGGTCGAGGGGTTCGCCGCGCGCGTCGGCGAGATGGCCTCGCTCATTCCGGTGACCCGCGCGCACGGCCTCGAGCGCACCGCCGTCTCGCGCGTGCAGGCCGGCGCCGACGGCGTCCGTCGCGCGGGGCTCGACCTCGACATGCTCAACGGCCACGTCGCGTCGATCTCGTGGGTCGCGATGCAGCTGCTCGGACTCGGATGCCTCGTGCTCGCCGCGATCTTCGCGCTCACCGGCATCCTCCCGATCACGCCCGGCGAGGTCGTGCTGCTGTCGTCGTACTTCACGCTGCTCACGTCGGGACTGACGTCGCTGCTGATGCTCATCCCGGTCGGCGCCCGCGGCCTCGAGTCGATGCGCTCGATCTCGGAGGTGCTGCA
This window harbors:
- a CDS encoding LacI family DNA-binding transcriptional regulator; translated protein: MKRVGIRDVAERAGVSISTVSNALNRPHMVSERLVDRVRSAADQLGYVPLQAAQQLRAGRSGLLGMTVINIANPFFAEMVAGAEDAASAAGLRVLVGNSSDDVAKERDHLELFERVQVEGALVSPFGPLEPWLQRLRGRGIPVVLVDAVDDTGELPSVSFDDVAGGRLAAEHLLATGRRRLAFVGAREEVRQVRERLQGARLAVAAYEGASLEPIWTSRTTSDLGRAFGEQLAARSPADRPEGIVTSNDHLAIGLVHGLISQGARVPDDVAVVGYDDIEFAAIAGVPLTSVRQPAREMGHTAAEMLLARIAGTAGADLGNVVFQPELVVRASTGG
- a CDS encoding ABC transporter ATP-binding protein, coding for MTQKAFTGAIRVIGIAQNPRPGRSVLALLARRPARMTAAILAFACKEIPLWFLPVVTAKIIDLVATGGDVSTVLVWFAIAAVLLIQNYPMHIVYTRNFMTVVRDTGADLRNALAARLQSLSIGYHTRVSSSIVQTKVVRDVENVELMLQQVTHPLLSSTMVLIGAIVMTAIAVPQFLPVYALAVPIALVLRATLSRRSRARNEVFRREVEGFAARVGEMASLIPVTRAHGLERTAVSRVQAGADGVRRAGLDLDMLNGHVASISWVAMQLLGLGCLVLAAIFALTGILPITPGEVVLLSSYFTLLTSGLTSLLMLIPVGARGLESMRSISEVLQEPDLEQNEGKRAVEQVGGHLQLQHVSHRYDGAERDAVHDVSLDIPPGETVAFVGSSGSGKSTMLNLVLGFVRPTSGRILLDGADMKSLDLRTVRQSVSVVPQESVLFEGTIRDNIAYGLDDVSEERLHQALRDANAAEFVDRLPGGGDTVVGERGARLSGGQRQRLAIARALVRDPRILLLDEATSALDPESEELVKDALNRLMRGRTTLVVAHRLSTIRQADRIVVLEHGEVVEVGGHDALLAAGGRYAHLHATQAGHPR
- a CDS encoding rhamnogalacturonan acetylesterase gives rise to the protein MTYHLAGDSTVAPAKPDELPMTGWGSYIEPVVEAPVRNLAYGGATTESFLADGTWARLLDGVAAGDVVVIQFGHNDQKLPELGARGGYTVRLRGMVDDVRARGARPVLCTSVERRWFDGDQVIATHGDYPNAVRDLAHELDVPLIDLTAFTTWLYEDLGPEASVALLSHFAPGEHPLWPDGLADDTHFHERGARRIAAFVGRSLRAIERRDGDRPAMGSQLVS